The Pseudomonas wenzhouensis genome has a segment encoding these proteins:
- the recB gene encoding exodeoxyribonuclease V subunit beta yields the protein MSQQRPLALTFPLHGSRLIEASAGTGKTFTISALYLRLILGHGGDAAFREALLPPQILVVTFTDAATRELRDRIRARLVEAATVFRDDAEGDDLLRELRSDFAQTQWDECARRLELAAQWMDEAAVSTIHGWCQRMLREHAFDSGSLFSQTLETDHSELLAEVVRDYWRQHCYPLQGAALQWVAGVWGTPAGLGSRLRPLLGEEGQLATQVLGELLDGALLQREQALAELKAPWLTWADELQLLLDAAVAAKQVDGKKIQARFYNPWLAKLREWAGGEESHLDLGTGFTRLTPDGLAEAWKGEAPAHPALEAMALLKAQLDALPDPADAALRHAAAWVRQRFDWEKRQRAEMGFDDMLVRLDVALQGSNGPRLAEVIRRQFPVAMIDEFQDTDPLQYRIFDTLYEVEANREDCGLFVIGDPKQAIYSFRGADIHTYLRARRATVGRHYNLEKNFRSSQAMVDAVNGVFLRAEQRDGGEGAFLLRDDLPFIEVGAQGRGEVWSVDGQAQSALTVWQLASDEPLAKGAYLDVMAAGTASEIVRLLDLGQRGQAGFIKDEVLNTLRPSDIAVLVRDFNEAQAIRGELAARGVRSVYLSDKDSVFAAQEARDLLLWLRACAEPDQDRPLRAALASATLGLGLSELEQLNLDERTWERRVMQFRDYRQRWQRQGVLPMLRQLLQDFELPQRLMGRDDGERVLTNLLHLAELLQQAAAELDGELALIRHLSDLLAGEGQAADEQVLRLESDEALVRVVTIHKSKGLEYPLVFLPFICAFRPVDDKKPLQIHDGERRRLVLKADEESLARAERERLGEDLRLLYVALTRARHACWLGVADLKIGNGKKSRLHESAIGYLLGGGVSLGASGELANWLAPFAAGLESTVAPVPPISEQRYRMIEDEQFEPHWRTPVRRAAEHWWIASYSALRLDEDAPSQVSRHEDAAPDSPAMQNAIDDENPLLALAPLPASAQGLHRFPRGPNPGTFLHGLLEMAAQEGFATLAQEPSKLREALARRCQRRGLENWIDPLLDWLLALLTEPLPLTGTDTVVLAQLTQYQPELEFWFEARGVDVRLLDQWVQQCELPGVARQPLRADTLNGMFKGFIDLVFEHQGRYYVADYKSNWLGSDDSAYTREAMEVAIASHRYDLQYVLYVLALHRQLRLRLPDYDYDQHLGGALYLFIRAPQQGAYLARPPRALIERLDTLFMGEVGEGAA from the coding sequence ATGAGCCAGCAGCGCCCTCTGGCCCTGACGTTTCCCCTGCATGGCAGCCGCTTGATCGAGGCCAGCGCTGGTACGGGCAAGACCTTCACCATTTCCGCGCTCTACCTGCGGCTGATTCTAGGGCATGGCGGCGACGCCGCGTTCCGCGAGGCGTTGCTACCGCCGCAGATTCTGGTGGTGACCTTCACCGACGCGGCCACCCGCGAATTGCGCGACCGGATTCGCGCACGCCTGGTCGAGGCCGCGACTGTATTCCGGGACGATGCCGAGGGCGATGATCTGCTGCGCGAATTGCGCAGTGACTTCGCCCAGACGCAGTGGGACGAGTGTGCCCGCCGCCTGGAACTGGCGGCGCAGTGGATGGACGAGGCAGCCGTGTCCACCATCCACGGCTGGTGCCAGCGCATGCTGCGCGAGCATGCCTTCGACAGCGGCAGCCTGTTCAGCCAGACCCTGGAGACCGATCACAGCGAGCTGTTGGCCGAGGTGGTGCGCGACTACTGGCGGCAGCACTGCTATCCGTTGCAGGGCGCGGCGTTGCAATGGGTGGCGGGTGTCTGGGGGACGCCTGCGGGGCTGGGTAGCAGACTGCGACCGTTATTGGGCGAAGAGGGGCAGCTTGCGACACAAGTGCTAGGCGAATTGCTCGATGGCGCGCTGCTGCAGCGCGAGCAGGCACTGGCCGAGCTCAAGGCGCCCTGGCTGACCTGGGCCGATGAACTGCAGTTGCTGCTGGATGCTGCGGTGGCGGCCAAACAGGTGGACGGCAAGAAAATCCAGGCGCGCTTTTACAACCCCTGGCTGGCCAAGTTACGCGAGTGGGCTGGCGGCGAAGAGTCGCATCTCGATCTGGGTACCGGCTTCACCCGCCTAACCCCTGATGGTCTGGCCGAAGCCTGGAAGGGCGAAGCGCCTGCTCATCCGGCATTGGAGGCCATGGCTCTGCTCAAGGCGCAACTCGATGCGCTGCCTGATCCCGCTGATGCGGCGTTGCGCCACGCGGCTGCCTGGGTTCGCCAGCGCTTCGACTGGGAGAAACGCCAGCGCGCGGAAATGGGCTTCGATGACATGCTCGTGCGCCTGGACGTTGCCCTGCAAGGCAGCAATGGCCCGCGCCTGGCCGAGGTGATCCGTCGCCAGTTTCCGGTGGCGATGATCGACGAGTTCCAGGACACCGACCCGCTGCAGTACCGCATCTTCGATACGCTCTACGAAGTAGAGGCCAATCGTGAAGACTGCGGCCTGTTCGTGATCGGCGACCCCAAACAGGCCATTTATTCCTTCCGTGGCGCCGACATTCACACCTATCTGCGCGCGCGCCGGGCAACCGTCGGCCGACATTACAACCTGGAGAAAAACTTCCGTTCCAGCCAGGCCATGGTCGATGCCGTCAACGGTGTTTTCCTGCGTGCCGAACAGCGTGATGGCGGCGAGGGAGCGTTTCTGCTGCGCGACGACCTGCCCTTTATCGAGGTGGGCGCGCAGGGCCGAGGCGAGGTGTGGAGTGTCGACGGGCAAGCGCAGTCAGCCCTGACGGTGTGGCAACTGGCGAGCGACGAGCCGCTTGCCAAGGGCGCCTATCTGGATGTCATGGCAGCTGGGACGGCCAGCGAAATCGTGCGTCTGCTGGATCTGGGTCAGCGCGGGCAGGCGGGTTTCATCAAGGACGAGGTGCTGAATACTCTGCGGCCCAGCGATATCGCAGTGCTGGTGCGCGACTTCAACGAGGCGCAGGCCATTCGCGGCGAGCTGGCTGCACGCGGCGTACGCAGCGTCTACCTCTCCGACAAGGATTCGGTGTTCGCCGCCCAGGAGGCGCGTGACCTGTTGCTGTGGTTGCGTGCCTGCGCCGAGCCGGATCAGGATCGCCCGCTGCGTGCGGCGCTGGCCAGTGCCACGCTAGGGCTGGGGTTGAGCGAGCTGGAGCAGCTCAATCTCGACGAGCGCACCTGGGAGCGCCGCGTCATGCAGTTCCGCGACTATCGCCAGCGCTGGCAGCGCCAGGGTGTGCTGCCGATGCTGCGCCAGTTGCTGCAGGACTTTGAACTGCCGCAGCGGCTGATGGGGCGTGACGATGGCGAGCGGGTGTTGACCAATCTGCTGCACCTGGCCGAGTTGCTGCAGCAGGCTGCCGCCGAGCTCGATGGCGAGTTGGCGCTGATTCGGCATCTGAGCGATCTGTTGGCCGGTGAGGGGCAGGCTGCCGACGAGCAGGTGCTGCGCCTGGAGAGTGACGAGGCGCTGGTTCGCGTGGTGACCATTCACAAATCCAAGGGCTTGGAGTATCCCCTGGTGTTCCTGCCGTTCATCTGCGCCTTCCGCCCGGTGGATGACAAGAAACCACTGCAGATCCACGACGGCGAACGCCGACGTTTGGTGCTCAAGGCCGATGAAGAGAGTCTGGCGCGCGCCGAGCGTGAGCGTCTGGGGGAAGATTTGCGCTTGCTTTACGTAGCGCTGACCCGTGCCCGTCACGCCTGCTGGCTGGGCGTGGCGGATCTGAAGATCGGTAACGGCAAGAAGTCGCGTCTGCATGAGTCGGCTATCGGCTATCTGCTTGGTGGGGGCGTATCGCTGGGCGCTAGTGGCGAACTTGCCAACTGGCTCGCACCCTTTGCTGCTGGTCTGGAAAGCACCGTGGCGCCGGTACCGCCCATCAGCGAGCAGCGCTATCGCATGATCGAAGATGAGCAGTTCGAGCCGCATTGGCGTACGCCAGTACGACGCGCAGCCGAACATTGGTGGATCGCCTCCTACAGTGCGCTGCGCCTGGACGAGGATGCGCCCAGCCAGGTCAGTCGCCATGAGGACGCCGCGCCTGACAGTCCGGCTATGCAGAATGCCATCGACGACGAGAACCCGTTGCTGGCCCTGGCGCCGCTGCCGGCATCCGCCCAGGGGCTGCATCGCTTCCCGCGTGGGCCGAACCCGGGCACCTTCCTCCACGGTCTGCTGGAAATGGCGGCGCAGGAAGGCTTCGCCACGCTTGCGCAGGAACCTTCTAAGTTGCGCGAGGCACTGGCCAGGCGCTGTCAGCGTCGCGGCTTGGAAAACTGGATCGATCCGCTGTTGGACTGGCTATTGGCACTGCTGACCGAGCCGCTTCCGTTGACCGGCACGGATACCGTCGTGCTGGCACAACTGACCCAGTACCAGCCCGAGCTGGAATTCTGGTTCGAGGCGCGTGGGGTGGATGTCAGGCTGCTGGATCAGTGGGTGCAACAGTGTGAGTTGCCGGGTGTCGCCAGGCAGCCGCTGCGGGCTGACACCCTCAACGGCATGTTCAAGGGTTTTATCGATCTGGTATTCGAGCATCAGGGGCGTTACTACGTGGCGGATTACAAATCCAACTGGCTTGGCAGCGACGACAGCGCCTACACCCGTGAAGCGATGGAAGTGGCCATCGCCAGCCACCGTTATGACCTGCAATATGTGCTCTACGTGCTGGCCCTGCATCGGCAACTGCGTCTGCGCCTGCCGGATTACGACTACGACCAGCATTTAGGGGGGGCGCTCTACCTCTTTATCCGGGCTCCGCAGCAGGGCGCCTACCTGGCGCGACCGCCGCGCGCGCTGATCGAACGCCTGGATACGCTGTTCATGGGCGAAGTCGGGGAGGGCGCAGCATGA
- a CDS encoding ComEA family DNA-binding protein, with translation MKNYLSSVLFALLASFSFAVSAVDTGNAEAGEATSAQVTQAVTVNLNTADAETLQHELAGIGATKAQAIVAYREAHGSFASVDELLEVKGIGEATLNKNRDKLVVD, from the coding sequence ATGAAAAACTACCTCTCTTCTGTCCTCTTTGCGCTTCTTGCCTCTTTCTCCTTCGCTGTATCCGCAGTCGACACTGGAAACGCCGAGGCTGGCGAAGCGACCTCCGCGCAAGTCACTCAGGCTGTAACCGTCAATCTCAATACTGCTGATGCCGAGACGCTCCAGCATGAGCTGGCGGGTATCGGTGCAACCAAAGCTCAGGCAATCGTGGCCTATCGTGAGGCTCATGGCAGTTTTGCTTCTGTTGACGAACTGCTTGAGGTCAAGGGTATTGGTGAGGCGACTCTGAATAAGAATCGCGACAAACTGGTAGTCGACTGA
- the recD gene encoding exodeoxyribonuclease V subunit alpha, with the protein MSTMLAPALRDRAELFTLLSIWSERGWLRELDRTLAQLFAELDPQASPLLLLGAALASHQLGQGHVCLDLAATLANPDFTLSLPPEGEDAEEAMILPSQVLTGLSLESWLAACAGSSLLESEGAPLVLSGACLYMRRYWNYERQVAGDIARRLQASAASPADLAARLASLFPEPLMVDGQRLTDWQKLACAMAAQGRFTLITGGPGTGKTTTVVRLLALLQEAAMATGEPLRLSLAAPTGKAAARLTESIGAQVQSLALDEKVRVQIPTLVTTLHRLLGSRPGSRHFRHDAANPLPLDVLVVDEASMIDLEMMASLLDALPAHARLILLGDKDQLASVEAGAVLGDLCREAESGGYSEATRAWLESQTGERLDDPVLRRGDKALAQHIVMLRHSRRFGSGSGIGRLARAVNQGDAQTARATLAAGADDLHVLRLSSEQDRALERLLIEGLGGREPRPQGYAHYLQVMQAQRPAPDADSLAWDGWAANVLAAFDQFQLLCAVRKGAWGVEALNERIAEALVRRNLLEQAYGWYEGRPVLVTRNDYSLGLMNGDIGIALRLPEPPESPGAPVREVLRVVFPRNDGSGALRHILPSRLSAVETVFAMTVHKSQGSEFAHCALILPDNLNPVLTKELVYTGITRARHWFSLIESRAGIFEQAVQRRVQRRSGLREALEAL; encoded by the coding sequence ATGAGTACGATGCTTGCACCGGCGCTGCGCGATCGCGCCGAACTCTTTACCTTGCTTTCTATATGGAGCGAGCGTGGTTGGCTGCGCGAGCTGGATCGTACATTGGCGCAGTTGTTCGCCGAGCTGGATCCGCAGGCTTCACCGCTGCTCCTGCTCGGCGCCGCACTGGCCAGTCACCAGCTGGGCCAGGGGCATGTCTGCCTGGATCTGGCGGCTACGCTGGCCAACCCTGACTTCACCCTGTCCCTGCCGCCGGAAGGGGAGGACGCAGAAGAGGCGATGATCCTGCCGTCTCAGGTACTGACTGGGCTCAGCCTGGAGTCCTGGCTCGCAGCCTGTGCCGGCAGCTCGTTGCTGGAGTCCGAGGGGGCGCCATTGGTGCTCAGCGGCGCCTGTCTATATATGAGGCGTTACTGGAACTATGAGCGCCAGGTGGCAGGCGATATCGCCCGGCGACTGCAGGCGAGCGCTGCTTCGCCGGCCGACCTGGCTGCGCGGCTGGCTTCACTCTTTCCCGAACCGCTGATGGTGGACGGCCAGCGTCTGACCGACTGGCAGAAGCTGGCCTGCGCCATGGCGGCGCAAGGGCGCTTCACCCTGATCACCGGAGGACCAGGCACCGGCAAGACCACCACGGTGGTACGCCTGCTGGCTTTGTTGCAGGAGGCGGCTATGGCCACTGGCGAGCCCCTGCGCCTGAGTCTGGCAGCGCCCACCGGTAAGGCAGCCGCGCGGTTGACCGAGTCCATTGGCGCGCAAGTGCAGTCCCTGGCGCTGGATGAAAAGGTGCGTGTGCAGATTCCAACCTTGGTCACGACATTGCACCGCTTGCTCGGCAGTCGTCCTGGCAGCCGGCATTTCCGTCACGATGCCGCCAATCCTCTGCCGCTGGATGTGCTGGTGGTGGACGAGGCGTCGATGATCGACCTGGAAATGATGGCCAGCCTGCTGGACGCGCTGCCAGCGCATGCGCGTTTGATTCTGCTGGGCGACAAGGATCAACTGGCGTCGGTAGAGGCTGGCGCGGTGCTGGGCGACCTGTGTCGGGAGGCAGAAAGCGGCGGCTACAGCGAAGCGACGCGCGCCTGGTTGGAAAGCCAGACGGGAGAGCGGCTGGACGATCCGGTGTTGCGGCGCGGTGACAAAGCGCTGGCGCAACATATCGTCATGCTGCGCCACTCGCGCCGCTTCGGCAGTGGCTCGGGTATTGGGCGTCTGGCGCGTGCGGTAAACCAGGGCGATGCGCAGACGGCTCGTGCGACTTTGGCAGCCGGCGCGGATGACCTGCATGTGCTGCGTCTATCGAGTGAGCAGGATCGTGCGCTGGAGCGACTGCTTATTGAGGGGCTGGGCGGCAGGGAGCCTCGTCCGCAGGGATATGCCCATTATCTGCAGGTGATGCAGGCGCAGCGCCCCGCCCCAGATGCTGACTCCCTGGCCTGGGATGGTTGGGCCGCTAATGTCCTGGCGGCGTTCGATCAGTTCCAACTGCTCTGCGCCGTTCGCAAGGGTGCCTGGGGTGTGGAGGCTCTCAACGAACGTATCGCCGAAGCGCTGGTGCGCCGTAACCTGCTGGAGCAAGCCTATGGCTGGTATGAGGGGCGGCCTGTGCTGGTAACGCGCAATGACTACAGCCTTGGTCTGATGAATGGCGATATCGGCATCGCGCTGCGCCTACCGGAGCCGCCTGAATCTCCGGGCGCGCCTGTACGCGAGGTGTTGCGAGTGGTATTCCCGCGCAACGACGGTAGCGGCGCCCTGCGTCATATCCTGCCCAGCCGCCTGAGCGCGGTAGAAACAGTGTTCGCCATGACCGTACACAAGTCGCAGGGCTCGGAGTTCGCCCACTGTGCGCTGATCCTGCCCGATAACCTCAACCCGGTACTGACCAAGGAATTGGTCTACACCGGTATCACGCGGGCTCGCCACTGGTTCAGCCTCATTGAAAGTCGCGCAGGCATCTTCGAGCAGGCGGTACAGCGTCGCGTGCAGCGCCGCAGCGGCCTGCGCGAGGCGCTCGAAGCGCTATGA
- the recC gene encoding exodeoxyribonuclease V subunit gamma, with translation MPASPELSPGLIVIHGNHLEELRALAVQWMRRYPLRPLENEVLLVQSNGIAQWLKLALAERDGCGIAAALDVDLPARFLWQAYRNVLGSDAIPQQSPLDKAPLTWRLMRLLPDLLAEEAFAPLRRFLADDQDLRKRHQLAERLADLFDQYQVYRADWLADWVAGHDRLRTSRGGERLLEGDSRWQPALWRVLLADVGEQHLAESRAGVHPRFVARMGELETPPAGLPRRITVFGISSLPAQVLEALAAMARFSQVMLYVHNPCQHHWGDIVEDKDLLRHEYRRQQRKGGPGAQIGLFEQEDMYQHGQPLLAAWGKQGRDYINLLDQYDEPQRYREQFERIDLFSPGSESCLLGQLQNDILDLRPLAETRSTWPPVDPAKDHSLRFHIAHSAQREVEVLHDQLLASFSEDATLRPRDVIVMVPDVNAYAPHIQAVFGQFASDDPRFIPFTLADQGLRGKEPMVIALEHLLRLPESRFSVSEILDLLDVAALRQRFAIAEEQLPTLRRWLEGAGVRWGLDSSQRQSLGLGENLEQNTWRFGLRRMLLGYAVGTADAFAGIEPYDEIGGLDAALIGPVTRLLESLDRHLQQLREPATPVHWGERLRSVLDDFFLAQNDREDVLTTQLLDTLDAWLELCEAATLEEALTLPVVREAWLGGLDQGRLSQRFLAGAVNFCTLMPMRAIPFRQVCLLGMNDGDYPRSQAPLDFDLMAGDYRPGDRSRREDDRYLLLEALLAARDRLYISWVGRSIRDNSERPPSVLVGQLRDHLASAWTLVGGGDLLHGLTTEHPLQPFSRRYFDGQGQLFSYAHEWAALHGQVSTRESAAPLPAWEEGLQLTPELLQSFLRDPVKCFFTRRLKVFLDEQEQARLDSEPFALDGLQRYQLQETLLKAATAGEGDSDDALRVAADRLQRSGVLPLAGFGEQYRNALLEPLPAQLRRYQGLCLCWPSPIESPQRLLFSAAGVELDGWLAGLRQKADGGLARLELLPGALHKDKSWKWHRLLRPYVLHVIASACGVPLTTLLVGEDRSLAFEPLPTEHAARILATWLEAWNAGMQMPLPVALKTSLAWLQDKNEDKVRSVYEGGYNLTGEVQGSASLARQFPNYAALTADGQFPVWSEQLYQPLLDSHPQALKEDAA, from the coding sequence ATGCCCGCCAGCCCGGAGCTGTCCCCCGGCCTTATCGTTATTCACGGCAATCACCTCGAAGAGCTGCGTGCGCTGGCGGTGCAGTGGATGCGGCGCTATCCGCTGCGGCCGCTGGAGAACGAAGTGTTGCTGGTGCAGAGCAATGGCATCGCCCAGTGGCTCAAGCTGGCGTTGGCCGAGCGTGATGGTTGCGGTATCGCGGCGGCGCTGGACGTTGACCTGCCGGCGCGCTTTCTCTGGCAGGCGTACCGTAACGTGCTGGGTAGCGATGCGATTCCGCAGCAGTCGCCTCTAGACAAGGCGCCGCTGACCTGGCGTCTGATGCGCCTGTTGCCGGATTTGTTAGCCGAGGAGGCGTTCGCTCCATTGCGCCGTTTCCTTGCCGATGACCAGGATTTGCGCAAGCGCCACCAACTGGCCGAACGTCTGGCGGATCTGTTCGACCAATACCAGGTCTATCGCGCCGACTGGCTGGCGGACTGGGTCGCCGGGCATGATCGCTTGCGTACCTCGCGTGGCGGCGAGCGGCTGCTGGAGGGCGATTCCCGTTGGCAACCCGCGCTGTGGCGCGTCTTGCTGGCGGATGTTGGCGAGCAGCACCTGGCCGAGAGCCGCGCCGGCGTGCACCCACGCTTCGTTGCGCGCATGGGCGAACTGGAAACGCCGCCAGCCGGGCTGCCGCGACGCATCACCGTTTTCGGTATTTCCTCATTGCCGGCCCAGGTGCTGGAAGCACTGGCGGCCATGGCGCGTTTCAGCCAGGTCATGCTCTACGTGCACAACCCCTGTCAGCATCACTGGGGCGATATCGTCGAAGACAAGGATCTGCTGCGCCACGAATATCGCCGCCAGCAGCGCAAGGGCGGGCCGGGCGCGCAGATCGGCCTGTTCGAGCAGGAGGACATGTACCAGCACGGGCAGCCACTGCTCGCGGCCTGGGGTAAGCAGGGGCGCGACTACATCAATCTGCTGGATCAGTACGACGAGCCGCAGCGTTACCGCGAGCAGTTCGAGCGCATCGACCTGTTCAGCCCGGGCAGTGAGAGCTGCCTGCTTGGCCAACTACAGAACGACATCCTCGACCTGCGTCCGCTGGCGGAAACGCGCAGCACCTGGCCTCCCGTCGACCCCGCCAAAGATCATTCGCTGCGCTTTCACATCGCCCACAGCGCTCAGCGCGAGGTGGAGGTGCTGCACGATCAACTGCTGGCCAGTTTCAGCGAGGACGCCACGCTAAGGCCGCGCGACGTGATCGTCATGGTGCCGGACGTCAATGCCTACGCACCCCATATCCAGGCAGTGTTCGGCCAGTTCGCCAGTGACGACCCGCGTTTCATTCCCTTCACCCTGGCTGATCAGGGACTGCGCGGCAAGGAGCCGATGGTCATCGCGCTGGAGCACCTGCTGCGCCTGCCGGAAAGCCGCTTTAGCGTCAGCGAGATTCTTGATCTGCTGGATGTCGCCGCGCTGCGTCAGCGCTTCGCCATCGCCGAGGAGCAGTTGCCCACCCTGCGCCGCTGGCTGGAAGGCGCCGGTGTGCGCTGGGGGCTGGATTCGAGCCAGCGACAGTCGCTGGGCCTGGGCGAGAACCTGGAGCAGAACACCTGGCGTTTCGGCCTGCGGCGCATGCTGCTGGGCTACGCAGTGGGCACGGCCGATGCTTTTGCCGGTATCGAACCCTATGACGAGATCGGCGGGCTCGACGCTGCGTTGATCGGCCCGGTGACGCGCCTGCTGGAAAGCCTCGATCGGCATCTGCAGCAGCTGCGCGAGCCGGCCACGCCGGTGCACTGGGGCGAACGCTTGCGCAGCGTGCTCGACGATTTCTTCCTGGCGCAAAACGACCGCGAAGACGTGCTCACGACTCAGTTGCTCGATACGCTGGATGCCTGGCTGGAGCTGTGCGAGGCGGCGACCCTGGAAGAAGCGCTGACCCTGCCGGTGGTGCGCGAAGCCTGGCTGGGCGGGCTCGATCAGGGGCGGCTGAGTCAGCGTTTTCTCGCCGGTGCGGTGAATTTCTGCACCCTGATGCCGATGCGCGCGATTCCGTTCCGCCAGGTCTGCCTGCTGGGCATGAACGATGGCGACTATCCGCGCAGCCAGGCGCCGCTGGATTTCGACCTGATGGCTGGAGATTACCGCCCCGGTGACCGCTCGCGCCGCGAGGATGATCGCTATCTGCTACTGGAAGCGCTGCTGGCGGCGCGTGATCGTCTGTATATCAGTTGGGTGGGGCGCAGCATTCGCGACAACAGCGAGCGCCCGCCGTCCGTGTTGGTTGGTCAACTGCGCGACCATCTTGCCAGCGCCTGGACGCTGGTCGGTGGCGGTGATCTGCTGCATGGACTGACCACCGAGCATCCCTTGCAACCGTTTAGCCGCCGCTACTTCGATGGCCAGGGGCAGTTGTTCAGTTATGCCCACGAGTGGGCCGCCCTGCATGGCCAGGTCTCGACCCGCGAAAGTGCTGCGCCCTTGCCGGCCTGGGAGGAGGGGCTGCAGCTTACGCCTGAACTGTTGCAGTCGTTCCTGCGTGATCCGGTGAAGTGTTTCTTCACCCGTCGCCTGAAGGTGTTTCTCGATGAACAAGAGCAGGCGCGGCTCGACAGCGAGCCATTCGCCCTCGACGGACTGCAGCGTTATCAGTTGCAGGAAACCTTGCTCAAGGCGGCGACCGCAGGCGAGGGCGACAGCGATGATGCGCTGAGGGTGGCAGCCGACCGCCTGCAACGCAGCGGTGTCCTGCCGCTGGCCGGTTTCGGCGAGCAGTATCGCAACGCCTTGCTGGAGCCCCTGCCAGCACAATTACGGCGTTATCAGGGACTTTGCCTGTGCTGGCCGAGCCCGATCGAGTCGCCGCAGCGTCTGCTCTTCAGCGCAGCCGGTGTTGAACTCGATGGCTGGCTTGCCGGGCTGCGGCAGAAAGCCGATGGCGGCCTGGCGCGTCTGGAGCTGCTGCCGGGGGCGCTGCACAAGGACAAAAGCTGGAAATGGCATCGTCTGTTGCGGCCCTACGTGCTGCATGTCATCGCGTCGGCCTGCGGCGTGCCGCTGACCACGCTGCTGGTGGGGGAAGATCGCAGTTTAGCCTTCGAACCTCTACCTACGGAGCACGCAGCCCGCATACTGGCCACTTGGCTGGAAGCCTGGAACGCCGGCATGCAGATGCCTCTGCCGGTGGCTCTGAAAACCTCGTTGGCCTGGTTGCAAGACAAAAACGAAGACAAGGTCCGCAGTGTCTACGAAGGCGGCTACAACCTCACAGGTGAAGTCCAGGGCAGTGCCAGTCTGGCCAGGCAGTTCCCGAATTACGCCGCGCTCACCGCCGATGGCCAGTTTCCGGTATGGAGCGAGCAGCTCTATCAGCCACTGCTCGACAGCCATCCGCAAGCACTCAAGGAGGACGCAGCATGA
- a CDS encoding tyrosine-type recombinase/integrase: MAKLTAKQLEALTAADDGKTLREDGGLVAKVRAGIRGVTVLFRYEFKLDGVKRDHRLGSWPKKSLAQIRADRDEVRATAAKGIDPTAARKASKIEAQAAVAATIAEAERQAAENKTVADLFDEWIRDGVSRQDGNAELTRSFKKDVLPLIGKKPLRNLTEKDLLAVLRSVKARGLNRTVVIRNNDIGQMLRWGEKRKPWRGLMTDGNPADLIDVSKLLDHDYEEQRDRLLSPDEIRELRDILERLERDYEELPAGQKYSGIRPVNTRVQCALWICLSTLCRIGELLKAEWRFVDLEKGTWFIPAEATKGHKGKRQDHHVFLSAFSIAQFKRLQKETGDTPFCFPSKDNQSHVDTKTVSKLIGDRQCRFKNRSKPLAGRHHDDSLVLGKGIKGEWTPHDLRRTGATMMQELGVTLEIIDRCQNHLLGGSKVRRHYLHHDYAKEKTEAWRLLGEKLESILAECTVAAPQPQ; this comes from the coding sequence GTGGCAAAGCTGACAGCGAAACAGTTGGAGGCACTAACCGCAGCCGACGATGGCAAGACACTTCGCGAGGATGGTGGCCTGGTCGCCAAAGTCCGCGCCGGTATTCGCGGAGTCACTGTCCTGTTTCGCTATGAGTTCAAACTGGACGGAGTCAAACGCGACCACCGCCTGGGTAGCTGGCCGAAAAAGTCTCTGGCTCAGATTCGCGCCGATCGTGATGAGGTTAGAGCGACGGCCGCAAAAGGCATCGATCCAACCGCTGCTCGCAAAGCTTCCAAGATAGAAGCTCAAGCTGCAGTAGCAGCGACCATCGCCGAAGCCGAACGCCAAGCGGCCGAAAACAAGACGGTGGCGGACCTCTTCGACGAATGGATTCGCGACGGCGTCTCCCGCCAAGATGGCAATGCCGAACTGACCCGCAGCTTCAAGAAAGATGTCCTACCGCTGATTGGCAAGAAACCACTGCGCAACCTGACCGAAAAGGATCTACTCGCGGTGCTGCGCTCAGTCAAAGCCCGTGGCCTGAACCGCACCGTCGTTATCCGCAACAACGACATTGGCCAGATGCTCCGCTGGGGTGAGAAACGCAAACCCTGGCGAGGCCTGATGACTGACGGCAATCCAGCCGACCTTATAGATGTTAGCAAGCTGCTCGATCACGATTATGAAGAACAACGGGACCGCCTTCTCTCCCCCGACGAGATTCGCGAGCTGCGTGACATCCTCGAACGCCTGGAGAGAGACTACGAAGAGCTTCCTGCTGGCCAGAAGTATTCAGGCATTCGCCCGGTCAATACGCGCGTCCAGTGCGCGCTGTGGATCTGCCTGAGCACACTCTGCCGAATCGGCGAGTTGCTTAAGGCCGAATGGCGCTTCGTGGATCTGGAGAAGGGGACTTGGTTCATCCCGGCCGAGGCCACCAAAGGCCATAAAGGCAAGCGCCAGGATCACCATGTGTTTTTGTCAGCGTTTTCCATCGCGCAGTTCAAACGCCTGCAGAAAGAAACCGGCGATACACCGTTTTGCTTCCCCAGCAAGGACAACCAAAGCCACGTTGACACCAAGACTGTCAGCAAGCTCATCGGAGACAGGCAGTGTCGATTCAAGAACCGGAGCAAGCCTCTGGCTGGCCGCCATCATGACGACTCACTGGTACTGGGCAAGGGCATAAAGGGTGAATGGACACCGCACGACCTGCGTCGCACTGGTGCAACCATGATGCAGGAGCTCGGTGTCACGCTGGAGATCATCGATCGCTGCCAGAACCATCTGCTGGGTGGCTCCAAGGTTCGACGGCATTACCTGCACCACGATTACGCTAAGGAAAAAACCGAGGCGTGGCGGTTGTTGGGTGAGAAGCTGGAGTCGATCCTTGCTGAATGCAC